In Poecile atricapillus isolate bPoeAtr1 chromosome W, bPoeAtr1.hap1, whole genome shotgun sequence, one DNA window encodes the following:
- the LOC131591947 gene encoding endoplasmic reticulum-Golgi intermediate compartment protein 2, producing the protein MRRLNRKKTLNLMKELDAFPKVPESYVETSASGGTVSLIAFTTIAFLTIMEFMVYRDTWMKYEYEVDKDFTSKLRINIDITVAMRCQYVGADVLDLAETMVASADGLIYEPVPFELTPQQKELQRMLQLIQSRLQEEHSLQDVIFKSAFKSASTALPPREDNSLRSPDACRIHGHLYVNKVAGNFHITVGKAIPHPRGHAHLAALVSHESYNFSHRIDHLSFGELIPGIINPLDGTEKIASDHNQMFQYFITVVPTKLHTYKISAETHQFSVTERERVINHAAGSHGVSGIFMKYDISSLMVTVTEEHMPFWQFLVRLCGIIGGIFSTTGILHGFGRFVAEIIFCRFRLGSYKSTSVPLPDGHTNNHLPLITDNSTH; encoded by the exons ATGAGGCGACTGAATCGGAAGAAGACCTTGAATTTGATGAAAGAATTGGATGCCTTTCCAAAGGTTCCTGAAAGCTATGTGGAAACTTCAGCAAGCGGAGGCACAG TTTCTCTGATAGCATTTACAACAATAGCTTTCCTGACTATAATGGAGTTCATGGTGTACCGGGATACATGGATGAAATATGAATATGAAGTAGACAAGGATTTTACTAG taaATTAAGGATCAATATTGATATTACAGTTGCCATGAGATGTCAGT ATGTGGGGGCTGATGTTCTGGATTTAGCAGAAACAATGGTTGCCTCTGCAGATGGCTTAATCTATGAACCA gtaCCATTTGAACTCACCCCACAACAAAAAGAATTGCAAAG GATGCTGCAACTAATTCAGAGTAGGCTGCAGGAAGAACACTCTCTTCAAGATGTGATATTCAAAAGTGCATTTAAAAGTGCTTCTACAGCACTGCCACCACG GGAAGATAATTCATTACGGTCGCCAGATGCATGCAGAATTCATGGTCATCTCTATGTCAATAAAGTGGCAGGGAACTTTCACATAACTGTGGGCAA GGCAATACCACATCCTCGAGGCCATGCACACTTGGCAGCCCTTGTAAGCCATGAGT CCTACAACTTCTCCCATAGAATAGATCATTTGTCATTTGGAGAACTTATTCCAGGAATTATTAATCCGTTGGATGGAACAGAAAAAATTGCATCAGATC aCAATCAGATGTTCCAATATTTTATCACAGTTGTGCCAACCAAACTCCATACATACAAAATTTCAGCAGAAACTCACCAATTTTCAGTGACAGAAAGG gaaagaGTAATTAACCATGCGGCTGGCAGCCATGGGGTGTCAGGAATATTCATGAAATATGATATCAGTTCACTtatggtgacagtgacagaagAACACATGCCTTTTTGGCAGTTCTTAGTGAGGCTCTGTGGCATTATTGGTGGAATTTTTTCAACGACAG GAATTTTACACGGCTTTGGAAGATTTgtagcagaaattattttttgccGTTTCAGACTGGGCTCTTACAAATCCACATCG GTCCCACTTCCTGATGGCCACACAAACAACCACTTACCTCTAATTACAGACAATAGTACACATTAG